The Streptomyces laurentii region TCGGCCCGGTGGAACGGGATCAGGTACACCGCCATGACCGGCAGCCCCTCGGGACCGGGCACCTTCTCCCGTACGACCCCTTCGGGGTCCTCCGCCAGCCGGCCCAGGCACTCGATGACCAGGCCCGTGTCCACCTGGAGCAGCTTCACCGCGTCCGCGATCAGCCGCTCCTCCGGCAGGAAGCAGTGCCCCTGGTCGGCGGACTGCGACAGCGCGTACTGGAGCCCGGCGCACACCCGGTCGGGACTGTCGTGCGGGATGCCGACGGCCTGGGCGATCCGGTCGGCGGTGAGGAAGCCGATGCCCCAGACGTCGGCGGCGAGCCGGTAGGGCTGGTTCTTGACGACGGAGATCGAGGCGTCCCCGTACTTCTTGTAGATGCGGACGGCGATGGAGGTGGAGACGCCGACGCCCTGCAGGAAGACCATCACCTCCTTGATCGCCTTCTGCTCCTCCCAGGCCGCGCCGATCAGCTTCGTGCGCTTGGGGCCGAGCCCGGGCACCTCGACGAGCCGCTTCGGCTCGGTCTCGATGACGTCGAGGGTGTCCGTGCCGAAGTGGTCGACGATGCGCTCGGCGATCCGGGGGCCGATGCCCTTGATGAGGCCGGAGCCGAGGTAGCGGCGGATGCCCTGGATGGTGGCGGGCAGGACGGTGGTGAAGTTCTCGCAGGTGAACTGCCGGCCGTACTGCGGATGCGAGCCCCAGCGGCCCTCCAGGCGCAGCGACTCCCCCGGCTGGGCGCCGAGCAGCGACCCGACGACCGTCAGCAGGTCGCCGGAGCCGCGGCCGGTGTCCACGCGGGCGACGGTGTAGCCGGTCTCCTCGTTGGCGTAGGTGATCCGCTCCAGGACCCCGGTGATCACTGTCAGGCTGGGCGTCGTCGGGTGGGACATGCACTGACGGTAGCGAAGCCCTCGGACAGCGCGCGGGGCCTGTGGACAACTCGGGGTCAGTGGGGGGATGTCCAGGGCGGGACCCAGGTGCCGGTGGTCGCGGGGCCCGGGGCCGCGGTCTCCAGATGGGCGCGGAGGGCGGTCAGGGCCGGGTGCGGGTTGTCGCGGTGCCACAGCAGCGAGTGCGGGTAGACGGGCGTGGGGTCGGTCACCGGGATCCGGCGCAGGTCGTGGCCGGTGGGCCAGACGAGACGGGTCTGCTCGCTCATGAAGGTGGCCAGGGCCGGGGTGTCGGCGATGGTGTCGAGGAGCGCGTCGGAGCCGAAGTTGGGGCCGGTCGACTCGATGGTGAGGCCGTACGCGGCGACGAGGTCGGCGTAGTAGGCGGCCCACTCGGTCCCGGGGACGACGCCGGGCATCCAGATCCGGTGCCCGGCCAGCTCGGCGAGCGGCACCGAGCGGACGTGCGCGAGGGCGTGGGCGGGGCCGGTGAGGAGCTGGAGGGGCTCGTCGAGGACGCGGACGGACACGATGTCGGCGGGGAGCGGCCGGCCGGGCTCGCCGACGGCCCGGAAGGTCGCGTCGAGGGTGCCGGAGCGGAGGGCGGCGATTGCCTCGTCGATGTCGAACAGTTTCAGGACGTCGAGCTCGATGTCGGGGTGCCGCCGGTGGAAGTCGCGCATGAGGCCCGAGGCGGCGCCGCGCAGATTGATCACGTCGACGCGCAGGGGACGGCGGCCGACGCGGACGGACGCGACCGCGCGGTCGGCGACCCGCAGCAGTTCGCGCGCGTGGGGCAGGAAAGCCCGCCCGTCGATGGTCAGCTCGGCGCCGCGCGGCGTACGGGTGAACAGCCGTACGCCGAGTCCGCGCTCCAGCGCGGCGACGCGCTTGGAGACGGCCTGCTGGCTGACCGCCAGCTCGGCGGCGGCTTCCTGGAAGCGCCCCGTGTCGGCGGCGGCGACGAAGGTCCGGACGGTGTCGAGATCCATGCGGACACTGTAGGGGCACAACTGTTGGTTGTAGCCCGGGCGCCTTTTGGTTGTTTGATCCCTGGTGGTGCCGCTCGCTTGGATGGCTCCGATCGCGGATCGGTTGTACGGGTGAGCGGCGAGAGGGGTCGTGCGTGAGCGGCGGGCAAGGGCGGGGGCCGGCGCGGGGCGGGGACCGGGACCGGGACCGGGGCCAGGGCTGGGGCGGGGGCCAGGGCTGGGGCGGCGGTTCGGGTGGCTCTGGGCGGCGTACGGGACCAGCGCGCTCGGTACGTGGCTCGCGTTCGGCGCGCTGCCGCTGATCGCCATCCAGGTGCTGGACGCCGGTCCGGCCCGGGTCGCCGCGCTGTCCTCCGTGGGGGCGGCGGTGGGCGCGGTGGTGGCGGTGCCGCTCGGCCCGTGGGTGGAGTTCCGGCGCAAGCGGCCGGTGCTGATCGGCCTGGACCTGGCGCGGTGCGCGGCGCTGCTGACGATCCCGGTCGCGTACGCGCTCGGGGTGCTCACCTTCGTCCAGCTGCTGCTGGTGTCCGTCGTCGTCGCGGCGGCCGACATCGGCTTCCGGGCCGCCTCCGGCGCGTATCTGAAGACCCTCCTTCCGGCCGGGGACCTGCTCGTCGCCAACGCCCGGTTCGAGTCCACGGCCTGGACGACCACGATCGTCGGGCCGCCGCTGGGCGGTGTGGCGATCGGGCTGCTCGGGCCGGTGGCGACGGTGGTCGCCGACGCGGTCAGCTATCTGCTCTCGGCGCTCGGCATCCGCGCGATCGGGAACGGGGACGGGAGCGGGGAGGCCCGGCCGGTGAGACGTGCCGAAGACGCACGGATGCGGGCGGGGGACCTGCTCGACGGGTGGCGGTACATCCTCGCCGACCCGACCCTGCGGCCGCTGTTCCTCCACACCGCCGTCTTCAACGGTCTGGTGATGGCCACGGAACCCCTGCTGGCCGTCCTGATGCTGGGCCGGCTCGGCTTCACCCCGTGGCAGTACGGATTCGCCTTCGCCGTGCCCGCGATCGGCGGGCTCGTCGGGGCGCGGCTCGCCCGGCCGCTGGCCGCCCGGTTCGGGCAGCACCGGGTCCTGGCCGGGTCCGGGGCGCTGCGCGCGCTCTGGCCGCTCGGCCTCGTCTTCCTGGGGCCGGGGACCGGAGGGCTGCTTCTGGTGATGGGCGTCGAACTGGGGCTGATCTTCTGCTGCGCGGTCTTCAACCCCCTCTCCGCCACCTGCCGGCTTGAACGCACCCCGGCCGACCGGGTGGCCCGCACGCTGACCGCCTGGTCGGTGACGACCAAGGCGACGATCGCGCTCCTGACGGCGGTGTGGGGCGTGCTGGGCACGCTGCTCGGCCCCCGGACCGCACTCGGGGTGGCCGGCCTGCTCGTCCTGGCGACCCCGCTGCTGCTCCCGCGCCGGGCGGCGGCCCTCCCCGTCGAGCCGGGCACCGAACCGGGTGCCGAACCAGGCACCGAACCGAGCGCGGAGCCGGGTGCCGCGCACGACCCGGCGCCGGGCCGCACCTGAGGGAAGGGGCGGCCCGGCGCCGGGAGTCGGAAGGGGTCCGCGCGCGGACCCGGCCGGTGGCGGTCAGACCGCCAGGAAGGCTCCGAGCGTCTCTTCCAGAACCTCCACGCCGTCCCGCTCCCACAGCTCGTCATTGAAGAGTTCGACCTCGACCGGGCCGGTGTAGCCCGCCTCGGCGACCCGCGCGCACCACGCCGCCAGGTCGATCGCGCCGGTGCCCAGCTGGCCGCGCCCGTTGAGCACGCCGGCCGGCAGCGGGGTGGTCCAGTCGGCGAGCTGGAAGGAGTGGATCCGGCCCGCCGCGCCCGCCCGGGCGACGGCGGCGGGGGCCCGGTCGTCCCACCACAGGTGGTACGTGTCGACGACCACGCCGACCTGGTCGGCCGGGAACTCCTCGGCGATCGCCAGCGCCTGGTCCAGGGTGGACACGGCGCAGCGGTCGGAGGCGAACATCGGGTGCAGCGGCTCGATGGCGAGCCGGACACCGCGCTGGGCCGCGTACGGGGCGAGCTCCCCGATCGCGTCGGCGATCCGGGCCCGGGCGGCGGACAGGTCACGGCTGCCGGCCGGGAGTCCGCCGGAGACCAGGACGAGGGTGTCGGTGCCGAGGACCACGCACTCGTCGATGGCTTCGCGGTTGCTCTCCAGCCACGCGTCGCCGGTGAAGAATCCGCCCCGGCACAGGGTGGTGACGGCGAGCCCGGCGTCCCGGACGAGCCGGGCAGCGGCCTCGACGCCGTACTCCTGGACCGGTTCGCGCCACAGCCCGATGCCCGGGATGCCGAGCCGGATGCAGTGGGCGGCCAGGGCGGGCAGCGGGAGCTGCTTGACGGTCATCTGGTTGATGCTGAAGCGGTCGAGGTTCACTGCGGCACTCCGTACACCGTGAGCAGGGACCGCATCCGGGCCTCGGCGAGCGACGGATCGGGGAACAGGCCGAGTCCGTCGGCGAGTCGGTACGCGTGGGCGAGGTGCGGCAGCGAGCGCGCGGACTGCAGGCCGCCGACCATCGCGAAGTGGTCCTGGTGGCCGGCGAGCCAGGCGAGGAAGACGACGCCCGTCTTGTAGAAGCGGGTCGGGGATTCGAAGAGATGACGGGAGAGCGCGACGGTCGGGTCGAGGAGTGTGCGGAAGCCCTCGATGCCCTGGGTGCCTCCGGTGTCGAGGACGCGGACCGCCTGCGCCGCCAGCGGGCCGAGCGGGTCGAAGATGCCGAGCAGCGCGTGGCTGAAGCCCTGCTCGTCGCCCGCGATCAGCTCGGGGTAGTGGAAGTCGTCGCCGGTGTAGCAGCGCACCCCGGCGGGGAGCCGGCGGCGCAGTTCGACCTCGCGGCGGGCGTCCAGCAGGGAGATCTTGATGCCGTCGACCTTGTCCGGGTGGGCGGCGATGACCTCCAGGAAGGTCTCGGTGGCGGCGTCGAGGTCGGCCGAGCCCCAGTAACCGTCGAGGGCCGGGTCGAACATCGGGCCCAGCCAGTGCAGGATCACCGGCTCGGCGGCCTGCCGCAGCAGATGGCCGTAGACCTCCAGGTAGTCCTCGGGGCCGGACGCGGCGGCGGCCAGGGCGCGCGAGGCCATGAGGATGGCCTGGGCACCGGACTCCTCGACGACGGCGAGCTGTTCCTCGTACGCCCGGCGGATCGCCGCGAGGTCGGCGGGCGCGTCGGGGCCGAGCTGGTCGGTGCCGACGCCGCAGGCGATGCGGCCGCCGACGGCCTTGGCCTCGGCGCCGGAGCGGCGGATCAGCTCGGCCGCCCCCGCCCAGTCCAGGCCCATGCCGCGCTGCGCGGTGTCCATCGCCTCGGCGACGCCGAGCCCGTGCGACCACAGGTGGTGGCGGAAGGCGAGGGTGGCGTCCCAGTCGAGGGCGGCGGGCCCGTCCGGGGCGACGTCGGCGCACGGGTCGGCGACGACGTGCGCGGCGGAGAAGACGGTACGGGAGGTCAGCGGGCCGGTCCCGGCCGGCCCGCGGGGTTCGGCGCGCGGCTCGTACGCCCGGAGGCCGGCGCCGTCCCGCTGCGGAAGGAAGAGGGTCACAGGGTCACCTCGGGGACGTCGAGACGGCGGCCCTCGGCGGCGGAGCGCAGGCCGAGTTCGGCGAGCTGCACGCCGCGGGCGCCCGCGAGCAGGTCCCAGTGGTACGACTCTCCGAGGTAGACGTGGCGCAGGAAGAGTTCCCACTGCGCCTTGAAGCCGTTGTCGAACTCGGCGTTGTCCGGCACTTCCTGCCACTGGTCGCGGAAGGATTCTCCGGCGCCGAGCGGGATGTCCGGGTTCCAGACCGGCTTGGGCGTGGCGGAGCGGTGCTGGACGCGGCAGCCGCGCAGTCCGGCGACGGCCGAGCCGTGGGTGCCGTCGACCTGGAACTCGACGAGTTCGTCGCGGTTGACGCGGACCGCCCAGGAAGAGTTGATCTGGGCGATGGCGCCGCCCTCCAGCTGGAAGATGCCGTACGCGGCGTCGTCGGCGGTCGCCTCGTACGCCTCGCCCCGCTCGTCCCAGCGGCGCGGGATGTGGGTGGCGACCTGGGCGGTGACGGAGGTGACCCGGCCGAAGAGTTCGTGGAGCACGTACTCCCAGTGCGGGAACATGTCGACGACGATGCCGCCGCCGTCCTCGGAGCGGTAGTTCCAGCTGGGGCGCTGGGCCTCCTGCCAGTCGCCCTCGAAGACCCAGTAGCCGAACTCTCCGCGCACGGAGAGGATCTCGCCGAAGAAGCCGCCGTCGATGAGCCGCTTCAGCTTGCGCAGACCCGGCAGGAAGAGCTTGTCCTGGACGACGCCGTGCCGGATCCCCTTGGCCTCGGCGAGCCGGGCGAGTTCGAGGGCGCCGGCCAGGTCGGCGGCGGTGGGCTTCTCGGTGTAGACGTGCTTGCCCGCCGCGATGGCCTTGGTGAGCGCGTCGACGCGGGCGGAGGTCACCTGCGCGTCGAAGTAGACGTCGATCGTGTCGTCGGCGAGGACGGCGTCGAGGTCGGTCGACCACTCGGTGAGCCCGTGGCGCTCGGCGAGCGCGCGCAGGGCGTGCTCGCGGCGGCCGACGAGCACCGGCTCGGGCCACAGGACCTCGCCGTTGCCGAGGTCGAGACCGCCCTGCTCGCGCAGCGCGAGGATCGAGCGGACGAGGTGCTGGCGGTAGCCCATGCGCCCGGTGACGCCGTTCATGGCGATGCGGACGGTCCTGCGAGTCACGGTGGTTCCTCTCCCCGGCGGGCGGCGCGCTCGGTCCACGACCGATAGAAAGCGCTTTCTGTCCGGCATGACGCTAGCCTGCCGACATCACCGTCGACAAGGGCCCGGAGGTTCGTACGCGATGACCGTCACCCTGGCGGAGGTGGCCGCCCGCGCGGGGGTCTCCCCCGCGACCGTCTCCCGCGTGCTCAACGGCAACTACCCGGTCGCCGCCGCCACCCGCGAGCGCGTGCTGCGCGCGGTCGACGAGCTGGACTACGTTCCCAACGGCCCGGCCAGCTCGCTCGCCGCCGCCACCTCCGACCTGGTCGGCATCCTGGTCAACGACATCGCCGACCCGTTCTTCGGGATCATGGCGGGGGCCGCGCAGAGCGCCCTGGGCGAGGACGCGGCAGGGCGGGCCGGGGGCACGGGCTCGGGGGCACCGGGGCCGGGGCCGGTTCCGGGAAACTGGCCGTGGTCTGCAACACCGGCGGCTCCCCCGAGCGCGAACTGACCTACCTCACCCTGCTCCAGCGCCAGCGCGCCGCCGCCGTGATCCTCACCGGCGGCTCCCTGGAGGACGACGCGCACCAGGCGGCGGTGACCGCCAAGCTGACGCGGCTCGCCGAGGCCGGGACCCGGGTGGTGCTGTGCGGGCGGCCCCCGCTGGGGGACGCCGCGGAGCCGGACGCCGGCGGCCCCTCGTTCGCCACGCTCGCCTTCGACAACCTGGCCGGGGCGCGCCGGCTCACCGGGCATCTGCTCGCGCTCGGACACCGGCGGATCGGTTACGTCGCGGGGCCGGCCGACCGGACGACGACCCGGCACCGCCTCGAAGGCCACCGCGCGGCCCTGCGTGCCGCCGGGATCGCCGAGGGGCCCACGGCACACGGTCCGTACGACCGCGCCTCCGGATACCGCGCCACCCTCGAACTCCTGGCCTCCGAACCGGACTTGACGGCCATCGTCGCGGCCAATGACACCGTCGCGCTCGGCGTCTGCGCGGCGCTGCGCGAGCGGGGCCTCGACATCCCGGGCGACGTCTCGGTGGCGGGCTTCGACGACCTGCCGTTCTCGGTGGACGTGGTGCCCGCGCTGACCACCGTGCGGCTGCCGCTGTACGAGGCGGGCGCGCGGGCCGGGCGGCTCGCGCTGGGCGCGGAACCGGCCCCGCCGGGCGGCCTCGCGGCGATCCCGGCGGAGCTGGTGGTACGCGGGACGACGGCGCCGCCCCGGGGGTGAGGGGACCTCGACCACCTGGGGCGGGCAACCGCGACCGCCCGCGCGCGGTCACCGGGGCCGGTAGGACGTGACCCGTACGGAGACGGTGACCCGGCCGGGCAGGAGGGCCTCCTCGCTCAGGTCCGCAGGGTTCACATGGCGTGCGCTCGGCGTCATCCCCACCAGGTCCAGCACCTCCGGCCCGGCCAACTCCAGTGCGTACTCCACCTGTTCGGTGACCGTGGCGGCGAAGCAGGGGTCCAGCGCCCGGTGCAGCCGCTGTTCCTTGGCGGGGTCGACGGAGACCATCGCGGGGACACGGCCGCGCAGTTCGGCCAGGTGGCGTTCGGTGGGGCGGACCACGATCAGCCGGCCGGCGGGACGGAGTATCCGGCGGAACTCGGCGGGATTGCGCGGGGCGAACACGTCCAGCACCACGTCGGCGACCCCGTCGGCCAGCGGGAAGGGGCGGAAGACGTCCCAGGTCGCCGCCGCGGCCCGCTCGTGAGCCCGGGCCGCCGCGCGCAGCGCGCGTGCCGACGTGTCCAGGCCCAGACCGCGAGCGCCGGGCAGCCGGTCGAGCACGCCGGCCAGGTAGTAGCCCGTGCCGCACCCGACGTCCACGACCGTGCCCCGCTCGGGCACGGCGTCGGCCGCCGGACGGGCCACGGCCCGAAGGATCGGCGCGTAACCGCCGGTGGCCAGGAAGCGCTCCCGGGCCTGGACCATGGCGGCGTCGTCGCCGCTGGTGGCGCGGGCGCCCGTCAGGAGGCCGGCGTAGCCGTGGCGGGCGAGGTCGAAGGTGTGGCCCGCCGGACAGCGCAGCGCGCCGCGGTCGGGGCGCAGACGGCGGGTCCGGCACGCCGGGCAGCGCAGCAGATCGAGGAACAGTCCGAGGGCAGGGGGGAACGACACGGGCACGAGGCACTCCTGGCAAGGCCGAAGGGAAGAGACCGTGCCTGGACGCGCGCACAGGACATCACCGCCCCGGGAAGCGACGGGCGGTGTCAGAGAGGTGATTCGCGCGGCAGGCACACCGAGGAGGGCGATGCCGTCCGGCGTCGCCCTCGATGTCTTCCGATCAGAGGAAGCAGCAGTGCGGGGTGCTCATGAATGCCACGCCAGGAGTCTACGACGCCCGGCGAAACCCCCTCGCGCGCACCGGAGCCGACCGGCCCGGGGACCCGCTCTCCTGCGACTGCTCGCCGCTTCGGCAGCCACGCTCGGCCCCCGCCCCACCCGTGGCCGCCGCCCGAGAGACCCGCTCTAGTAGTAGCGGCTCATGATCTCGGTGGCCCACGCGGGCTGGGCGGTCTCGCCCTGGGGGCCGAACTCGGCCATGTACGGCTTGAGATCGAGGACGGGGGTGCCGTCGACCGCGTCCAGGCCCTGGACATGGACGTCGAGGCCGGTGACGCGGAGCAGGCGGCAACGGGAGACGCCGAGCCGGTTCGGGCGGTTCTTCCCGCGCTGGGCGAAGATGCCGACGAGCGGCCAGTCGGTGTTGCCGCGCGGATGGCGGGCGCCGGTCTCCACCCGGTCCTCGGGCACCCGGTCGAAGTGGTAGACGACTTCGAGATGCGAGAAGGCGTCGAGGCCGGCCAGGGCCTCGGGGCCGAAGCGCTCGGCGTCGAGCCGGATGACGGCGGTGACGCCGGCCCACGCGTCGTCGCGGACCTCGGTCCGGCCGCCGACGACATGGCCGACCGGATGCGTGACGATGCCGTCGGAGTGCCGCATGGGTTCCTTCTCCTCCAAGCCGGTGGGAACGGATCGGGCCGGGACCTCAGGCCAGGCCGGTCGCGGCCAGGACCGCCGTCACGGTCTCCTCGACCGTCTGGTCCGCGTTGTCGATCCAGACGCCCTCCCCGGACAGTTCGGCGCGCATCGCCTCGTCGAGAAAGGACCAGTCGGTGGTGAGCCGCTTACTGCGGGCGTTGTTGCGTTCCCAGGCCCGCACCGGGCCCGGGGCCAGGACGACCAGGTGGAACGGGGCCGCCGCCGGGGCGTGTTCCCGGTAGAAGTCGAGGTGCGAGCGGCGGACCACCACGTCGTCGACGACCGGGACGAAGCCGGCACCGACGTAACTGCCCGCCAGCAGGCAGGCGTTGCGGGCCCGCAGCAGGATCTGCCGGTCGGCCTCCGGGTCGTCGCCGTCCGGGCCGGGCCACCGGCCGCCCCGGACGATCATCTCCTGGAGTGCGTCCACCTCGATGCGCGCGGAGCGGTCGAACCGCGCCGCGAGGGCCGCCCCCACCGTGGTCTTGCCGCTGCCCGGGATACCGGTCAGGAGCACCACGCCGGGCGCGGGCTCGGGGGTGTCGACGGCGATGCCGGCGAAGGAGAAGGTCATGCGGGGCCTTTCAGCGCCGTACGGATCAGAGGGGCTGCACGCAGTATCCGGGTTTCCCGGCGCCGGGGCTCAGATATTCCGCCCGGAGGAGGTAGTCGGACGGGCCGCAGGACGGCTCGGCGGCGACCCGGTACTCGGCGCGCGGCGAGGCGCAGTCCACCTTCAGCAGGTCCTGGTCGGGCCACTGGGCCTCGTTGCGGACGCAGTCGCCTTCCGACAGCCCGTGCGCCGCGACGGTGCCGGCGCCGCCGCCCGCTCCGTAACTCCCGTCGTCCGGCTTGTCGTTGTCCGTGAACATGCCGATCAGGATGAGCGTCGCGAGCCCGGCCACGACCAGGGCCATGGGCGCGAGGATCACCATGGCGGGCCAGCGGTGCAGGACGCGCCGGCCGGGGTCGAGGGGCGGGCGCTGGGCGCCGTACGGCTCGGGCAGCCGCTTCAGGGCGACGCGGGGGGCCAGGACGTTGGTGAGCACGATGAAGGGCGTGATGAAGAGCGAGAACGGGCCCCACCAGCCGGCCACCAGCGTCGCGGAGGTCATCTGCCGGTAGACGGCGAGGCCGCACGTCCGGCAGAGGATGGCCCGCCGGGTGAGCGTGCGCATCACGATGAGCATGCCCTGGTGCCCGCGGACGGTCACCCGGGTCGCGGGCTGCGCGCCGCACGCCTCGCACCACAGGGGCGGGGCGCCGTGCGGGGCACCCGCGTGCGGCGGGAAGGGCTGCTGCCCGTACGGCTGACCCTGCGGCGGCTGGGGCTGCGGCTGGGGCTGCGGGGGCCCGAACGCCTGTGGTGGGTAAGGCTGTTGGGGCGGATAGGGCTGCTGCGGTGGGTACGGCTGGGGCGGCTGGGTCATGCGGTGGGTTCCCCGTTCGACGTCGGAACCAGCACCCTAGCTTCCCGCTCCTCCTGGACGTCCCGGACCTCCCCTCGCCGCTCGACCTCCGTGCGCCGCACGGAGGTCAGGGCCACGCCGCCGACGAGCAGGGCCGCCGCGCACCAGCGCAGCGGGCTGATCGACTCGCCCAGGAACAGCGCGGCCGAGGACATGCCGAAGACCGGGACGAGGAGCGAGAACGGCGCCACGGACGAGGCCGGGTGGCGGCGCAGCAGCCAGCCCCAGGCGCCGAAGCCGAAGACGGTGGTGATCCAGGCGACATAGACGATGACGCCGGCTCCGGTCCAGTCGAGCGCCCGCAGCGCGTCGAGGTCCCGCTCCGGTCCTTCGAGCAGCAGCGAGAGGCCGAGCAGCGGCAGGACGGGCACGGTGCTGACCCACACCATGAAGTTGAGCGAGTCCGGCGGGGCGGCCTTGCGGGTGAGGACGTTGGAGACGCCCCAGCACACGGCGGCGGCGATGACGAGGACGAAGCCGGTGAGGGCGCCCGACGCGCCGCCGGTGGCGGAGGCCTCGTCGACGGCGGCGACGGTGATGCCGGCCAGGGCGACGCCCATGCCGATCAGCTTGATCCGGCCGGGGCGCTCGCCGAGGGCGACGAAGGCGAACAGGGCGGTGAAGACCGCCTGGACCTGGAGGACCAGGGAGGACAGGCCTGCCGGGGCGCCCAGGTCCATGCCGGTGAAGAGCAGCCCGAACTTGGCGACGCCGAGGGCGAGTCCGACGCCCACGATCCACTTCCAGGCGACCTTGGGGCGGCCGACGAAGAAGACGGCGGGCAGGGCCGCGACGAGGAAGCGGAGGGCGGAGAAGAGCAGCGGCGGGAAGTGGGCGAGGCCGACCTCGATGACGACGAAATTGACTCCCCAGACGGCGGTGACCAGGGCGGCGAGAGCGATATGGGCGGGGCGCATACGGAGAGGATCACCCGGCGTGACCGTGTAGCACCAGCACGGATTCCTTCATGATTGGATGAAGCATCGCTACATCGTGACCGAGAGGAAGAGGGGCGTACGGTGCTGGATCTGGGACGACTTCGAGCGCTGCACGCCGTGGCCGTGCACGGGACGGTCGGCGCCGCCGCCACCGCGCTCGGCTACACCCCGTCGGCGGTCTCGCAGCAGATCGCCAAGCTGGAACGGGAGACCCGCACGACCCTCCTGGAACGCGAGGGCCGGGGCGTCCGGCTGACCGACGAGGCGCGTCAACTCGCCGACACCGCCGAGCGGTTGCTCGCGCTGGTCGAGGAGGCGGAGGTACGCCTGGAGGAGCGGCGCGGGCTGCCGGCCGGGCGGCTGCGGATCGGCTGCTTCGCGAGTGGCGCGCGCGGCCTGATGCCCCGGGTGCTCGCGGAACTGGCCGCCCGGCACCCGGCGTTGGACGCCCGCCTGTCGGAGGTGGACCCGCATCTGTCGGTGGACCTGGTGGCGCGGGGCGTGCTGGATCTGGCCGTGGCGCACGACTGGGACATCGCGCCGCTGCCGGTG contains the following coding sequences:
- a CDS encoding hypothetical protein (Probable ribose or hydroxymethylpyrimidine metabolism protein [Streptomyces venezuelae ATCC10712];~Protein of unknown function (DUF993); pfam06187;~identified by MetaGeneAnnotator; putative); translated protein: MTLFLPQRDGAGLRAYEPRAEPRGPAGTGPLTSRTVFSAAHVVADPCADVAPDGPAALDWDATLAFRHHLWSHGLGVAEAMDTAQRGMGLDWAGAAELIRRSGAEAKAVGGRIACGVGTDQLGPDAPADLAAIRRAYEEQLAVVEESGAQAILMASRALAAAASGPEDYLEVYGHLLRQAAEPVILHWLGPMFDPALDGYWGSADLDAATETFLEVIAAHPDKVDGIKISLLDARREVELRRRLPAGVRCYTGDDFHYPELIAGDEQGFSHALLGIFDPLGPLAAQAVRVLDTGGTQGIEGFRTLLDPTVALSRHLFESPTRFYKTGVVFLAWLAGHQDHFAMVGGLQSARSLPHLAHAYRLADGLGLFPDPSLAEARMRSLLTVYGVPQ
- a CDS encoding MFS transporter multidrug efflux transporter (H+ Antiporter protein; TIGR00900;~MFS transporter multidrug efflux transporter [Amycolatopsis mediterranei U32];~Methenyltetrahydromethanopterin (methenyl-H4MPT) cyclohydrolase (MCH). MCH isa cytoplasmic enzyme that has been identified in methanogenic archaea, sulfate-reducing archaea, and methylotrophic bacteria. It catalyzes the reversible formation of N(5), N...; cl00249;~identified by MetaGeneAnnotator; putative) is translated as MRERRARAGAGAGRGPGPGPGPGLGRGPGLGRRFGWLWAAYGTSALGTWLAFGALPLIAIQVLDAGPARVAALSSVGAAVGAVVAVPLGPWVEFRRKRPVLIGLDLARCAALLTIPVAYALGVLTFVQLLLVSVVVAAADIGFRAASGAYLKTLLPAGDLLVANARFESTAWTTTIVGPPLGGVAIGLLGPVATVVADAVSYLLSALGIRAIGNGDGSGEARPVRRAEDARMRAGDLLDGWRYILADPTLRPLFLHTAVFNGLVMATEPLLAVLMLGRLGFTPWQYGFAFAVPAIGGLVGARLARPLAARFGQHRVLAGSGALRALWPLGLVFLGPGTGGLLLVMGVELGLIFCCAVFNPLSATCRLERTPADRVARTLTAWSVTTKATIALLTAVWGVLGTLLGPRTALGVAGLLVLATPLLLPRRAAALPVEPGTEPGAEPGTEPSAEPGAAHDPAPGRT
- a CDS encoding lysR family transcriptional regulator (Bacterial regulatory helix-turn-helix protein, lysR family; pfam00126;~LysR family transcriptional regulator [Streptomyces cattleya NRRL 8057 = DSM46488];~LysR substrate binding domain; pfam03466;~Transcriptional regulator [Transcription]; COG0583;~dimerization interface [polypeptide binding];~identified by MetaGeneAnnotator; putative); amino-acid sequence: MCPYSVRMDLDTVRTFVAAADTGRFQEAAAELAVSQQAVSKRVAALERGLGVRLFTRTPRGAELTIDGRAFLPHARELLRVADRAVASVRVGRRPLRVDVINLRGAASGLMRDFHRRHPDIELDVLKLFDIDEAIAALRSGTLDATFRAVGEPGRPLPADIVSVRVLDEPLQLLTGPAHALAHVRSVPLAELAGHRIWMPGVVPGTEWAAYYADLVAAYGLTIESTGPNFGSDALLDTIADTPALATFMSEQTRLVWPTGHDLRRIPVTDPTPVYPHSLLWHRDNPHPALTALRAHLETAAPGPATTGTWVPPWTSPH
- a CDS encoding sugar phosphate isomerases/epimerase (Sugar phosphate isomerases or epimerase [Streptomyces venezuelae ATCC10712];~Sugar phosphate isomerases/epimerases [Carbohydrate transport andmetabolism]; COG1082;~Xylose isomerase [Carbohydrate transport and metabolism]; cl09945;~identified by MetaGeneAnnotator; putative) is translated as MNLDRFSINQMTVKQLPLPALAAHCIRLGIPGIGLWREPVQEYGVEAAARLVRDAGLAVTTLCRGGFFTGDAWLESNREAIDECVVLGTDTLVLVSGGLPAGSRDLSAARARIADAIGELAPYAAQRGVRLAIEPLHPMFASDRCAVSTLDQALAIAEEFPADQVGVVVDTYHLWWDDRAPAAVARAGAAGRIHSFQLADWTTPLPAGVLNGRGQLGTGAIDLAAWCARVAEAGYTGPVEVELFNDELWERDGVEVLEETLGAFLAV